The Paenibacillus yonginensis genome segment CCTCTCGCGAAGCAAAGAACAACTTGCTGGAGCGAATGCTCGAAGGAGATAACCTTCGGCTCGCCTATAAACGAGTGGTAGAGAACGGAGGAGCGCCCGGTGTGGACCAAGTAACGGTAGCGAATCTACAAGCTTACTTGAAAACACACTGGGAATCGGCGAAAGCTAAACTTCTAGCAGGTACCTACAGACCTGCGCCAGTCAAACGGGTGGAAATCCCCAAACCCGGAGGCGATGTACGGCTGTTAGGCATCCCGACCGTGATGGACCGCTTTCTCCAGCAAGCCCTTTTACAAGTCATGAACCCGATCTTTGACACGCAATTCTCGTGGTATAGCTATGGCTTTCGACCGGGAAAGAGTGCCCACGACGCCGTGAAACAAGCCCAAAGATATATCCAAAGCGGCCTGAGATGGGTCGTGGATCTCGATCTGGAGAAATTCTTTGACCGGGTAAACCACGACATACTGATGGCAAGAGTGGCGCGGAAAGTGGAGGACAAAAGAGTGCTGACACTGATCCGTGCCTACCTGAACGCTGGAGTGATGGTAGATGGAAAGCTGGAGCGCAGCCGAGAAGGAACGCCGCAGGGTGGGCCCCTGAGTCCGCTTTTAGCGAACATATTGCTGGATGACTTGGACAAGGAGCTAATGGAACGAGGACTGCGATTTGTCCGCTATGCGGACGACTGCAACATCTTCGTCGCCAGCAAACGTGCGGGCGAACGCGTCATGGAGTCGGTAACACGCTTTGTAGAAGGAAAGCTGAAACTGAAAGTGAATCGAGAGAAAAGTGCGGTAGACCGCCCGTGGAACCGAAAGTTCCTCGGCTTTAGTTTCCTGAGGGATAAGAAAGCGACAATTTGTTTAGCCCCACAAACCATCTCGCGATTCAAGGAGAAGGTACGGGAGCTGACGAGCCGAACGCGGTCGATGTCCATGGAAAACAGGATTATGCAATTAAACCGCTACCTCATCGGCTGGATTGGATATTTCCGAATCGCATCGGCGAAGAGCCACTGTGAAAGATTCGATCAATGGATTCGCCGCAGACTGCGTATGTGCTTATGGAAGCAGTGGAAACGGGTACGCACTCGAATCCGTGAGCTTAGAGCACTCGGCGTTCCAGAGTGGGCTTGCTTTGCGATGGGCAACTCTAGACGAGGTGCATGGGAAATGTCCCGAAACACAAACAACGCCCTTCCGACTTCCTACTGGGAAGCGAAAGGGCTGAAAAGTTTGCTTTCTCGTTATTTGGAGCTTTGTTAACCTTTTGGAACCGCCGTATGCGGACCCGCATGTACGGTGGTGTGAGAGGACGGGGGTTAGTCACCCCCTCCTACTCGATTGTTTCGATTCCATTTTTAAGCGTGACCAATGTCACAGCAAGGTTCCTGACGCTATTTTATAATTACCCACAATTGAGAATGATTATCATTATAGAAGGTGAACATATGAAATTAACGGATGCCGGAATTGGCGAAGCCGTCCGGATTCTGGACCTGTCCTGCCGGAGCCGGCTGGTCAGCCGCCGACTAAACGATTTAGGCGTAATGGAAGGAATCGTAGTTCATGTGGAGCAGAAGCTTCCCTTTGGCGGCCCCTTTACGTTGGAAGCGGATGGACAGCGGATCGCAATCCGCCGCCGCGAGGCCGAGGAAATCCTCGTGAACCCCGTATGATGGAGGTTGTATTAGCAGGGAATCCGAATACGGGGAAAAGCTCGCTGTTCAACATGCTGACAGGCTCTTACGAATATGTAGGAAACTGGTCGGGCGTTACGGTCGAGAAAAAGATCGGCAAATTAAAAGGGGACCGGGGAAGGCTGACCGATCTGCCGGGCCTTTATTCGCTGAACCCGATCTCGCGGGATGAGGCGGTGGCTTCCCGTTTTCTGATCGACGAACCCTTTGATTTTATTCTGAATGTAGTAGACGCCTCCCAGCTCGAAAGAAACCTAAATTTGACGATGCAGCTGCTGGAATGCGGAAAACCTCTGGCAATCGGGCTGAACATGATCGACGTGGCCAAGCAGAAGGGCTGCCACGTTCAGGTGGACCGTTTATCCGACCTGCTGGGCGTCCGGGTGGTGCCTTTGGTGGCCCGCACCGGGAAAGGCTGCGATCAGCTGCTTGGCATGCTGGCCGCAACCTCAAGAGAATTGGAGCAGGCAAGTACAGAAGCGGATTCGGGAAATATTTTTTCTAAAACGGAGCCTTATCTGGTTCCATACGGTGATGTGGTGGAAGAGGGGATTGCCAGGCTGATTCGGTTGATGCCTCCTGAAATTCGGTTTCCGCGCTGGATGGCGGTTCAATTTTTCGAAGGGAACCCGGTAGTGCGCGATTTATTGGCGGCCCATGTAGACCCCGAACAGCTGGATTCGCTGCTTCGGTGGGCGGAGCTGGAAATTGCTCAACGGGATGGGGCCAGAACCTTATCTCTCTATATCCGCAAGAAACGGGCCGAGCATATCGCCATGCTGGTGAGACAGTGCACGGTTCAAACCCGGGGGGAGGCCAGCTCGCTCACGGAAAAAATCGACCGAATTGCCACCCATAAATTTTGGGGCATTCCGTTTTTTCTGTTCTTTATGTATCTGACATTTAAATTGACTTTTGAGTGGGTAGGCAGCCCGCTGTCGGATCTGCTTGACGGCTTCATTAACGGTCCCTTGAGGAGTGGAACGGGGTGGCTGCTGGACCGCATGGGGGCGGGGAGCCTGATCCAGGCGGTCATTTTTGACGGGATATTTGCAGGCGTCGGCGGAGTGCTTGTTTTTGTGCCGCAGATCTTTATTCTGTTTTTCATTATTTCTTTTATTGAAGATTCCGGCTATATGGCGAGGATTGCTGCGGTGATGGACCGCCTGATGGAGACGGTTGGCCTGAACGGCAAAACCTTCATCCCGATGATCATCGGCTTTGGCTGCAACGTCCCGGGCATTATGGCAGCCAGAACGATTGAACAGCCGAAAGAACGGCTGCTTACGATTATTTTGACGCCGCTGATGTCCTGTTCGGCTCGTCTGACGGTCTACAGCTTGTTTGTGGGGATTTTTTTTTCAGGCTCATCAGGCGTTTATTGTGCTTTCCTTGTATGTGCTGGGAATCGTGGTCGCGCTTGTCTTGGCTAAGCTGTTCTCAGGAACGATCCTGAAGGCGGAAGAGTCCATGTTTGTCGTGGAGCTGCCGCCTTACCGGATTCCGCAGTGGAGAACCTTGTCCCGCAGCACCTGGGAGAAAGGCAAAGGTTTCGTCCGCAAGGCAGGAACGTTCATTTTTGGCGGATCGGTGCTGATTTGGATTCTCGGATATACGGGGCCGCATGGCTTCGGCGTGCCGATGGATCAAAGCTTTTTGGCGAAAATCGGCGGAGGGATCGGTTATTTACTGACCCCGCTTGGTTTCGGGAGCTGGCAGACCGGGGCGGCGCTGATTACAGGTTTTCTAGCGAAGGAAATTGTGGTTTCCACCATGAATATTATTTACGCCGTTCCGGATACGGCCTCGCTGCAGGGGCTGCTTGCCGGCCATTTTACGGCGCTGCAGGCTTACGGGTTTATGGTTTTTATTCTCTTGTATGTTCCTTGCCTGGCGACAGTGGGGGTGATCCGGAAAGAAACGATGTCCACCCGCTGGACTCTATTTTCCGTCTCGTATTCTCTTGTCATCGCTTATTTCATAACCCTGTTGATCGTCCTGGCAGGCAGGGCTTTGGGTTACCACTGAGAAGCAGAATTTTTCAAGGAACGATAACGAAAGGTAGGGGTTAAAATGGCTGCCAGCCTTGTGCTCGGACTGTTGATCTTCGGTTATGCCGCTTGGACTCTAGTTTCCTTCATCCGCAAAAGCCGGAAGGGAAAATGCGCGGCCTGCTCCATGAACAAAAACTGCGG includes the following:
- the ltrA gene encoding group II intron reverse transcriptase/maturase, translated to MRSYEEQRQQNISPESLRQREAVKPPGYAGAPSSLSAQVAPSSREAKNNLLERMLEGDNLRLAYKRVVENGGAPGVDQVTVANLQAYLKTHWESAKAKLLAGTYRPAPVKRVEIPKPGGDVRLLGIPTVMDRFLQQALLQVMNPIFDTQFSWYSYGFRPGKSAHDAVKQAQRYIQSGLRWVVDLDLEKFFDRVNHDILMARVARKVEDKRVLTLIRAYLNAGVMVDGKLERSREGTPQGGPLSPLLANILLDDLDKELMERGLRFVRYADDCNIFVASKRAGERVMESVTRFVEGKLKLKVNREKSAVDRPWNRKFLGFSFLRDKKATICLAPQTISRFKEKVRELTSRTRSMSMENRIMQLNRYLIGWIGYFRIASAKSHCERFDQWIRRRLRMCLWKQWKRVRTRIRELRALGVPEWACFAMGNSRRGAWEMSRNTNNALPTSYWEAKGLKSLLSRYLELC
- a CDS encoding FeoA family protein translates to MKLTDAGIGEAVRILDLSCRSRLVSRRLNDLGVMEGIVVHVEQKLPFGGPFTLEADGQRIAIRRREAEEILVNPV
- a CDS encoding FeoB-associated Cys-rich membrane protein, which produces MAASLVLGLLIFGYAAWTLVSFIRKSRKGKCAACSMNKNCGASASCGKTK